The following proteins are co-located in the Coleofasciculus sp. FACHB-T130 genome:
- a CDS encoding bifunctional oligoribonuclease/PAP phosphatase NrnA codes for MRSNLLKPLNGSPIAAESKPIDTKPDSESVVEIQLTEAAPTQTVNGSGNYSARGSSEPPLERIVESLRQTLERHRGDRHLVILQDFPDPDALSGAWAYQLIAKQYNIQCEIVYAGTLSHQENIALVKLTGLPAKRLGVQCLKEKEKDLSVYQGCVLIDNQGTTCQLLPWVQKAGIPITVVIDHHSIQTELHAEFTDIRPSTRATATILTQYLQGGLLKLDSGIGEHVKCATALMHGLRSDTNRLMQAQEEDFLAAGYLSRFYDAQLLNAVLQAYRSKRVMDVIERSLTNRTVQNNFSIAGVGYLRYEDRDAIPQAADFLVTEENVHTAVVYGIVHDEDEELEVVIGSLRTSKLTLDPDEFIKEAFGQDNQGRFFGGGRLSAGGFEIPMGFLGGFNENSEYAKMKWEVFDTQIKQKLLRLVNPKDHLLHGE; via the coding sequence ATGCGATCTAATTTGCTCAAGCCTCTCAATGGTTCTCCAATCGCCGCCGAGTCAAAGCCTATAGACACCAAGCCAGATTCGGAATCTGTGGTTGAAATTCAACTAACAGAGGCGGCTCCCACACAGACAGTGAATGGATCTGGTAATTATTCAGCTAGAGGGTCTAGCGAACCCCCACTGGAAAGAATCGTGGAATCGCTACGACAGACTTTAGAGCGTCACCGGGGCGATCGCCATCTGGTAATTTTGCAAGATTTTCCCGACCCGGATGCCCTTTCGGGTGCTTGGGCGTATCAACTGATTGCCAAGCAGTACAACATCCAATGCGAAATTGTGTACGCTGGCACTCTCAGCCACCAAGAAAATATTGCTCTGGTTAAACTTACAGGCTTACCCGCAAAACGCTTGGGCGTCCAGTGCCTGAAGGAAAAGGAGAAGGACTTGTCGGTGTATCAGGGCTGTGTTCTGATTGATAACCAGGGCACTACCTGTCAATTGCTGCCTTGGGTACAAAAGGCAGGAATTCCGATTACGGTGGTGATTGACCATCACAGTATACAGACGGAACTTCATGCTGAATTTACGGATATTCGCCCTTCTACACGAGCAACGGCGACGATTTTAACCCAGTACCTCCAAGGAGGGTTGCTCAAGCTGGATAGCGGTATTGGCGAACACGTAAAATGTGCGACAGCACTGATGCATGGTCTGAGGTCAGACACGAACCGGCTGATGCAAGCTCAGGAAGAGGATTTTCTAGCTGCGGGGTATCTCAGCCGTTTTTATGACGCCCAGCTGCTGAATGCAGTCTTGCAGGCGTATCGCTCAAAACGGGTGATGGATGTAATCGAGCGATCGCTAACCAACCGCACTGTCCAAAATAACTTCTCTATCGCTGGTGTTGGTTATCTTCGCTATGAAGATCGGGATGCCATCCCCCAAGCGGCAGACTTTCTCGTGACAGAAGAAAACGTCCACACGGCTGTCGTCTACGGAATCGTCCACGACGAAGACGAAGAATTGGAAGTCGTAATTGGCTCCCTGAGAACCAGCAAGCTGACTCTCGACCCTGACGAGTTTATCAAAGAAGCCTTTGGGCAAGACAATCAAGGACGCTTTTTTGGCGGCGGACGACTTTCCGCGGGTGGCTTTGAAATTCCGATGGGGTTCTTGGGCGGCTTCAATGAAAATTCTGAGTACGCCAAGATGAAATGGGAAGTTTTTGACACCCAAATCAAGCAAAAGCTGCTTCGGTTGGTCAACCCAAAAGACCATCTGCTTCATGGGGAGTAG
- the sixA gene encoding phosphohistidine phosphatase SixA has protein sequence MKLYLIRHGIAAEPSEDVKDETRSLTHEGRKKTAKVAKRLDEIGVRFDLILTSPLVRARQTAKILVAAGLCPHLEESIDLAPGGGIQAWLRWLEEWRRAGGSQLALVGHQPNLGNWAEILVWGDTQEALILKKAGMIGLSLPETQSAVGHSQMFLLSSPKWLL, from the coding sequence ATGAAACTTTATTTGATCCGCCACGGAATCGCCGCCGAGCCATCTGAGGACGTCAAAGATGAAACGCGATCGCTGACCCATGAGGGACGCAAGAAAACCGCTAAAGTAGCAAAACGACTGGATGAAATCGGTGTGCGCTTCGACCTGATCCTCACCAGTCCCTTGGTGAGGGCACGCCAAACCGCCAAAATTCTCGTCGCCGCCGGTTTGTGTCCCCATCTAGAAGAATCAATCGACCTAGCTCCTGGGGGTGGCATCCAAGCTTGGCTGAGATGGTTAGAGGAATGGCGGCGAGCGGGTGGATCTCAATTAGCCCTAGTAGGTCATCAACCTAACTTGGGAAATTGGGCAGAAATTTTGGTGTGGGGCGATACCCAAGAAGCGCTAATTTTGAAAAAAGCAGGCATGATTGGATTAAGCCTTCCAGAAACCCAGTCTGCCGTGGGTCATAGCCAGATGTTTTTGCTTTCCTCACCCAAGTGGCTGTTGTAA
- a CDS encoding citrate synthase has translation MTVCEYKPGLEGIPAAQSSISYVDGKQGILEYRGIRIEDLAEKSTFLETSYLLIWGTLPTQEELEAFESEIRYHRRIKYRIRDMMKCFPETGHPMDALQASAAALGLFYSRRALDNPAYIREAVVRLLAKIPTMVAAFQLMRKGNDPVRPRDDLDYSANFLYMLNEREPDPLAARIFDVCLTLHAEHTMNASTFSARVTASTLTDPYAVVASAVGTLAGPLHGGANEEVITMLEEIGSVENVGAWLEDALQRKAKIMGFGHRVYKVKDPRATILQNLAEQLFEKFGHDKYYDIAVELERAVEEKLGEKGIYPNVDFYSGLVYRKMGIPTDLFTPVFAIARVAGWLAHWKEQLGENRIYRPTQIYKGSREAGYISIEQR, from the coding sequence ATGACTGTCTGCGAGTATAAACCAGGTTTAGAAGGCATTCCCGCTGCCCAATCCAGTATCAGCTATGTCGATGGAAAACAGGGAATACTAGAATATCGCGGCATTCGCATCGAAGACCTCGCAGAAAAGAGTACCTTCCTAGAAACGTCGTATTTATTAATTTGGGGTACGCTCCCCACGCAGGAAGAACTTGAGGCCTTTGAAAGTGAAATTCGCTATCATCGGCGGATCAAATATCGCATCCGGGACATGATGAAGTGTTTTCCGGAAACCGGGCATCCAATGGATGCGCTGCAAGCTTCTGCCGCTGCTTTGGGTTTGTTTTACTCCCGTCGCGCTTTAGATAACCCTGCTTACATTCGGGAAGCGGTGGTGCGCCTCCTAGCAAAAATTCCCACAATGGTGGCAGCGTTCCAACTGATGCGGAAAGGCAACGACCCCGTGCGCCCTCGCGATGATTTGGACTATTCTGCCAACTTCTTGTATATGCTGAACGAGCGGGAACCCGACCCCCTCGCGGCGCGGATTTTCGATGTCTGCTTGACGCTTCATGCAGAACATACGATGAACGCTTCTACCTTCTCGGCACGGGTGACGGCTTCAACCCTGACCGACCCCTACGCAGTCGTTGCCTCAGCGGTGGGAACTTTGGCAGGCCCATTGCATGGAGGGGCGAATGAAGAAGTCATCACCATGTTAGAAGAAATTGGCTCAGTGGAAAATGTCGGCGCGTGGCTAGAGGATGCCTTACAGCGCAAAGCGAAAATTATGGGCTTCGGTCATCGCGTCTACAAAGTGAAAGACCCGCGAGCGACAATTCTCCAAAACTTGGCAGAACAACTGTTTGAGAAATTTGGTCACGATAAGTATTACGACATTGCTGTGGAGTTGGAACGGGCGGTAGAGGAAAAATTAGGTGAAAAAGGAATTTACCCAAACGTAGATTTCTATTCGGGTCTGGTTTACCGAAAGATGGGCATTCCTACCGATTTGTTTACACCCGTCTTTGCGATCGCTCGTGTTGCTGGTTGGCTGGCTCACTGGAAGGAACAGTTAGGAGAAAACCGCATCTATCGTCCGACTCAAATTTATAAAGGTTCTCGCGAAGCTGGCTACATTTCTATAGAACAACGATAG
- a CDS encoding DUF4351 domain-containing protein, whose amino-acid sequence MTNRCKSRIQQIPIAQLEELGEALLDFTAPTDLAVWFEQYQ is encoded by the coding sequence TTGACCAACAGATGCAAGAGCCGGATTCAACAGATACCCATCGCTCAATTAGAGGAGTTGGGTGAGGCGCTGTTGGATTTTACGGCACCGACGGATTTAGCCGTCTGGTTCGAGCAGTATCAGTGA
- the nuoH gene encoding NADH-quinone oxidoreductase subunit NuoH, whose protein sequence is MNPGIDLQGTFIQSLRDLGIPAGAAKAIWMPLPMFLMIIGATVGVLVVVWLERKISAAAQQRIGPEFAGPLGVLQPVADGLKLVFKEDIVPAKTDRLLFTLGPIIVVIPVFLSFLIVPFGQNLVISNVGMGVFLWIALSSIQPIGLLMSGYSSNNKYSLLGGLRAAAQSISYEIPLALSVLAIAMMSNSLSTIDIVEQQSGYGVLSWNIWRQPVGFLIFWIAALAECERLPFDLPEAEEELVAGYQTEYAGMKFGLFYIGSYVNLVLSALLVAILYLGGWEFPIPLSMLGGWLGVNETSPWLQVIDASLGITMTLLKAYFLVFIAILLRWTVPRVRIDQLLDLGWKFLLPVSLVNLLLTAALKLAFPVAFGG, encoded by the coding sequence ATGAACCCAGGTATTGACCTACAAGGAACTTTTATCCAATCCCTCAGGGATCTGGGCATCCCAGCAGGTGCCGCCAAAGCCATTTGGATGCCGCTGCCGATGTTTCTGATGATTATTGGTGCTACCGTAGGGGTGCTAGTGGTCGTCTGGCTGGAGCGGAAGATTTCTGCTGCGGCTCAGCAGCGAATTGGACCAGAATTCGCCGGACCACTGGGTGTTTTGCAGCCGGTCGCCGATGGTCTAAAGCTGGTTTTCAAAGAAGATATTGTCCCAGCCAAGACCGACCGCTTGCTATTCACGCTAGGCCCAATCATCGTTGTCATCCCAGTGTTTTTGTCCTTCCTGATTGTGCCGTTTGGGCAAAACCTGGTAATCTCTAACGTCGGAATGGGCGTCTTTTTGTGGATTGCCCTCTCCAGCATTCAGCCGATTGGCTTGCTGATGTCCGGCTATTCTTCAAACAACAAGTATTCCCTACTAGGGGGTTTAAGGGCGGCAGCGCAGTCGATTAGTTACGAAATTCCCTTAGCGCTTTCCGTACTTGCGATCGCGATGATGTCCAACAGTCTTAGCACCATCGACATCGTAGAACAGCAATCTGGCTACGGCGTCCTCAGCTGGAACATCTGGCGGCAACCCGTAGGTTTCCTCATCTTTTGGATTGCCGCTTTGGCAGAGTGCGAAAGACTCCCTTTTGACCTGCCAGAAGCAGAAGAAGAACTGGTTGCCGGTTATCAGACCGAATACGCCGGGATGAAATTCGGTCTATTTTATATCGGCTCTTACGTCAACCTCGTCCTCTCTGCCCTGCTAGTTGCAATCTTGTATCTAGGCGGATGGGAATTTCCGATTCCCCTCTCAATGTTAGGCGGCTGGCTAGGAGTTAATGAAACCAGTCCCTGGTTGCAGGTGATTGATGCATCACTGGGGATCACCATGACCCTCCTAAAAGCCTACTTCCTCGTTTTCATAGCGATTCTGCTGCGCTGGACTGTACCACGGGTTCGCATTGACCAACTGCTCGATCTAGGGTGGAAGTTTCTGCTCCCAGTGTCTTTAGTCAACCTGCTACTGACCGCAGCCCTAAAATTAGCATTTCCCGTTGCTTTTGGCGGGTAA
- the ndhI gene encoding NAD(P)H-quinone oxidoreductase subunit I, with protein sequence MLKFLKQVGDYAKETVQAARYIGQGLSVTFDHMRRRPITVQYPYEKLIPSERFRGRIHFEFDKCISCEVCVRVCPINLPVVDWEFDKASKKKLLKHYSIDFGVCIFCGNCVEYCPTNCLSMTEEYELSTYDRHELNFDNVALGRLPYKVTQDPMVTPLRELVYLPKGVMDPHDLPEGSRRPGQLPAEILEQTEK encoded by the coding sequence ATGCTTAAGTTCCTCAAACAAGTTGGCGATTACGCCAAAGAAACCGTCCAAGCGGCTCGATATATTGGTCAAGGGTTGTCTGTAACCTTCGACCATATGCGGCGGCGTCCGATTACCGTGCAGTACCCCTACGAAAAACTCATTCCTTCCGAGCGTTTCCGGGGTCGAATTCACTTTGAATTTGATAAGTGCATTTCCTGCGAAGTCTGCGTGCGGGTTTGTCCCATCAACCTGCCAGTAGTGGATTGGGAGTTTGACAAAGCAAGCAAAAAGAAACTCCTCAAGCACTACAGCATCGACTTCGGAGTTTGTATCTTTTGCGGCAACTGCGTGGAATACTGCCCGACCAATTGCCTGTCAATGACCGAAGAGTACGAGCTTAGCACCTACGACCGTCACGAATTGAATTTTGACAACGTGGCACTGGGTCGTTTACCGTACAAAGTCACGCAAGACCCAATGGTGACGCCGCTGCGCGAACTTGTCTACCTACCCAAGGGCGTCATGGACCCGCACGACCTGCCAGAAGGTTCCCGTCGCCCCGGTCAGCTTCCAGCGGAAATTCTGGAACAAACGGAAAAATAA
- a CDS encoding NADH-quinone oxidoreductase subunit J, which produces MNLAEGVQIVSFGLLSLMMIGSALGVVLFTNIVYSAFLLGGVFVSIAGLYLLLNADFVAAAQVLIYVGAINVLILFAIMLVNKREDFAPIRNRWIRQASTALVCIGLFGLLGTMVIRTPWTLAVLTTPIESSIVQIGLHFFSDFLLPFELASVLLLMAMVGAIVLARREYIPEEISPQLTQPTSLTLPERPRELLTVGSESGKLPADTNT; this is translated from the coding sequence ATGAATCTAGCTGAAGGCGTTCAGATTGTTTCGTTTGGCCTGCTGTCGCTGATGATGATTGGCTCAGCTTTAGGAGTGGTGCTGTTTACTAATATTGTCTACTCAGCCTTCTTACTGGGTGGAGTTTTTGTCAGCATCGCTGGGCTGTATCTTCTTCTCAATGCAGACTTTGTAGCGGCGGCGCAGGTTCTCATTTATGTTGGAGCGATTAACGTCCTGATTTTGTTTGCCATCATGCTGGTAAACAAGCGGGAAGATTTTGCACCCATTCGCAATCGCTGGATTCGCCAAGCATCAACGGCTTTGGTCTGTATCGGCTTATTTGGGCTTCTGGGTACGATGGTGATCAGAACTCCCTGGACTTTAGCGGTCTTGACCACTCCCATTGAAAGTAGCATTGTGCAGATTGGTCTGCATTTCTTCAGTGACTTTTTGCTACCCTTTGAGTTGGCATCTGTGTTGTTGTTGATGGCAATGGTGGGCGCAATTGTTCTGGCACGTCGTGAGTATATTCCAGAAGAAATTTCACCTCAGCTAACTCAACCAACCTCTTTAACGTTGCCGGAACGTCCTCGCGAACTTTTGACGGTCGGCTCCGAAAGCGGTAAACTCCCCGCAGATACCAACACCTAG
- the nuoK gene encoding NADH-quinone oxidoreductase subunit NuoK, producing MHLELQYFLLLAAALFCIGIYGLITSRNAVRVLMSIELLLNSVNLNLMAFSNFLDPQEIKGQVFSVFVITVAAAEAAVGLAIVLSIYRNRETVDMEQFNLLKW from the coding sequence ATGCACCTAGAACTTCAGTATTTTCTACTGCTAGCCGCTGCCCTCTTCTGCATCGGTATCTATGGCTTGATTACCAGCCGTAATGCTGTTCGCGTGCTGATGTCGATTGAATTGCTGCTGAATTCTGTCAACCTGAATTTAATGGCCTTTTCAAATTTTCTCGATCCTCAAGAAATTAAAGGTCAGGTTTTTTCCGTCTTTGTGATTACTGTTGCAGCTGCTGAAGCCGCTGTGGGTTTGGCGATTGTGCTGTCAATCTATCGCAACCGCGAGACGGTGGACATGGAGCAGTTTAATCTGTTGAAGTGGTAA